One genomic region from Kineobactrum salinum encodes:
- a CDS encoding ABCB family ABC transporter ATP-binding protein/permease, which produces MRPSQNVTAGQRLNWSVVLQLWPYLRDHRRRIGLALLCLLLAKSAVLVIPFLMKHLVDGLDAGGATQLAGGLALALVLAYGLARFSSVLFGELRDTLFGRVTERAMHSIGLKVFRHVHALDLDFHLQRRTGGLARDIERGTTGISFLLRFLVFNIVPTLFEIIAVVTVFFLNYGASYALITLGSVLAYGWFSFGATEWRTRFVREMNEADSASNSRSVDSLLNFETVKYFGNEEYEAQRYDQELERWEQARRKNRLSLFGLNGGQALIIALAQTSMIGLAVYQVRAGILTLGDFVLISQYMIQLFMPLGFLGFVYREMKGAMANIEKLFALLDATPAVRDRPGAAQLQAGPGEIRFESVSFAYQPERPILRQVSFSVRAGRKLAVVGASGAGKSTLVKLLFRFYEPTAGRILIDGQDIAGVTQQSLRRAIGIVPQDTVLFNDTLMENIRYGKPGASEQEIAEAIHMAQLDDFIAQLPAGGETRVGERGLKLSGGEKQRVSIARTVLKRPPILVFDEATSSLDSRSEQSILKALRAIAERHTSLVIAHRLSTIVDADDIIVLHRGAVVEQGQHRELLERGGHYAALWRAQQDEHAGDAAAIPAQLS; this is translated from the coding sequence ATGCGTCCCAGCCAGAATGTAACTGCCGGTCAGCGCCTGAACTGGTCCGTGGTTCTGCAACTGTGGCCCTATTTGCGGGATCACCGCCGCCGTATCGGTCTGGCCTTGCTGTGCCTGTTGTTGGCCAAGTCTGCAGTGCTCGTGATCCCCTTCCTGATGAAACATTTGGTGGATGGGCTGGATGCCGGCGGCGCCACCCAGCTCGCCGGTGGCCTGGCGCTGGCACTCGTATTGGCCTATGGCCTGGCGCGCTTTTCCAGTGTGCTGTTCGGGGAACTGCGGGATACCCTGTTCGGGAGAGTGACCGAACGCGCGATGCACAGCATCGGGCTCAAGGTATTTCGCCATGTACACGCCCTGGATCTGGATTTTCACCTCCAGCGGCGTACCGGCGGTCTGGCGCGCGACATTGAGCGGGGTACCACCGGCATCAGTTTCCTGCTCCGCTTCCTGGTGTTCAACATCGTCCCGACGCTGTTCGAGATCATTGCGGTGGTAACGGTGTTTTTCCTCAATTACGGTGCCAGTTATGCATTGATCACCCTGGGCTCGGTATTGGCCTATGGCTGGTTTTCCTTTGGTGCCACCGAGTGGCGCACACGCTTTGTTCGCGAAATGAATGAGGCGGACTCTGCCAGCAACAGCCGCTCCGTGGACAGTCTGCTCAACTTCGAGACGGTCAAATATTTTGGCAACGAGGAGTATGAGGCGCAGCGCTATGATCAGGAGCTGGAACGCTGGGAGCAGGCCAGACGCAAAAACCGGCTCTCACTGTTCGGCCTCAACGGCGGCCAGGCGCTGATCATAGCGCTGGCCCAGACCAGCATGATCGGCCTCGCGGTCTATCAGGTGCGGGCTGGAATTCTGACGCTGGGCGATTTTGTGCTGATCAGCCAGTACATGATTCAGTTGTTCATGCCACTTGGTTTCCTGGGTTTCGTGTATCGGGAAATGAAGGGAGCCATGGCCAATATCGAAAAACTGTTTGCGCTGCTTGATGCGACGCCGGCGGTTCGGGACCGTCCCGGGGCAGCGCAGTTGCAGGCGGGGCCGGGCGAGATCCGCTTTGAAAGCGTGAGTTTTGCCTATCAGCCGGAACGGCCCATCCTGCGCCAGGTCAGTTTCAGTGTACGAGCGGGCCGGAAGCTGGCCGTGGTCGGGGCCAGCGGGGCAGGCAAGTCGACCCTGGTAAAGCTATTGTTCCGCTTCTATGAGCCCACTGCGGGCCGTATATTGATCGACGGTCAGGATATCGCCGGGGTTACGCAACAATCCCTGCGCCGGGCCATCGGCATAGTGCCCCAGGATACAGTGCTGTTCAACGATACCCTGATGGAAAACATTCGCTACGGCAAGCCCGGTGCCTCTGAACAGGAGATTGCAGAGGCTATACACATGGCGCAGCTCGATGACTTTATTGCCCAGTTGCCAGCTGGTGGGGAGACACGGGTGGGCGAGCGCGGTCTGAAGCTGTCCGGCGGCGAGAAACAACGGGTATCCATTGCTCGCACAGTATTGAAGCGGCCGCCCATCCTGGTATTTGACGAGGCCACTTCCTCGCTGGACAGTCGCTCTGAACAGTCCATTCTCAAGGCGCTCCGCGCTATCGCCGAACGCCATACCAGTCTGGTAATCGCCCACCGCCTCTCCACGATCGTCGATGCAGATGACATTATCGTGCTGCACCGGGGCGCAGTGGTCGAGCAGGGCCAGCACCGCGAGCTGCTTGAGCGTGGTGGTCATTACGCGGCACTGTGGCGAGCTCAGCAGGACGAACACGCCGGAGACGCAGCAGCAATTCCAGCCCAGCTTTCCTGA
- a CDS encoding regulatory protein RecX: protein MNFPSDTDDSCSPSTTEPRPADVRVAAMNLLARREHSLQELQQKLQRRFADAGMVAEVLHVLREENLQSDQRYAESLLRQRLSRGYGPLRLRREMRERGLDDAAIDIAHAAVQPDWFALAESAYLKKFGSDPAGGVVATERTEQSQGNREEQRALQQAALREKARRSRFMQYRGFLPEHFCHLLED from the coding sequence GTGAACTTTCCATCAGATACAGACGACAGCTGTTCCCCCTCGACGACGGAGCCGCGACCCGCGGACGTGCGGGTGGCAGCCATGAACCTGCTGGCCCGCCGGGAGCACTCTCTGCAGGAGCTGCAACAGAAGCTGCAGCGCCGCTTTGCGGATGCTGGCATGGTGGCGGAGGTACTGCACGTACTGCGGGAGGAGAATCTGCAAAGTGACCAGCGTTACGCTGAGAGCCTGTTGCGCCAACGCCTGAGCAGGGGCTACGGTCCACTGCGGCTGCGCCGGGAGATGCGGGAGAGGGGACTGGATGATGCCGCGATCGATATTGCCCATGCCGCGGTACAGCCGGACTGGTTTGCGTTGGCGGAGTCAGCCTACCTGAAGAAGTTTGGCAGCGACCCGGCTGGAGGAGTCGTGGCAACCGAACGGACCGAGCAATCGCAAGGCAATCGCGAGGAACAGCGTGCGTTGCAGCAGGCCGCGCTCCGGGAAAAGGCCCGCCGCAGTCGCTTTATGCAGTATCGTGGTTTTTTGCCTGAGCATTTTTGTCATCTCCTGGAAGACTGA
- the recA gene encoding recombinase RecA — translation MDANRQKALDAALSQIERQFGKGTVMRMGDNERIAIPAISTGSLGLDIALGIGGLPKGRICEIYGPESSGKTTLTLQVIAQSQKAGGTAAFIDAEHALDPSYAEKLGVQVDDLILSQPDTGEQALEVAEMLVRSGAVDVLVIDSVAALTPKAEIEGEMGDSHVGLQARLLSQAMRKLTGAIKHSNCLVIFINQIRMKIGVMFGNPETTTGGNALKFYSSVRLDIRRIGAVKDGDEVIGNETRVKVVKNKVSPPFKQAEFQIMYGSGIYHMGEVIDWGVKLNLVDKSGAWYAYKGDKIGQGKANAARFLEDNPAIADEIESLIRNQMMPVASSAKKDAAAEDAPANQE, via the coding sequence ATGGACGCCAACAGACAAAAAGCACTGGATGCGGCATTGAGCCAGATTGAACGCCAGTTCGGCAAGGGCACTGTGATGCGCATGGGCGACAACGAGCGCATCGCCATTCCGGCAATTTCCACCGGCTCCCTGGGGCTGGATATCGCCCTCGGCATAGGCGGCCTGCCCAAGGGGCGCATCTGCGAGATCTACGGGCCGGAATCCTCCGGCAAGACCACCCTGACTTTGCAGGTGATTGCGCAGTCACAAAAGGCCGGCGGCACCGCAGCCTTTATCGACGCGGAACATGCGCTGGATCCAAGCTATGCCGAGAAGCTCGGCGTCCAGGTCGACGACCTGATCCTGTCCCAGCCGGATACCGGCGAACAGGCACTGGAAGTGGCTGAAATGCTGGTGCGCTCCGGGGCGGTGGATGTGCTGGTGATCGACTCGGTGGCGGCCCTGACCCCCAAAGCTGAAATCGAGGGCGAGATGGGTGATTCCCATGTCGGCCTGCAGGCCCGGTTGCTGAGCCAGGCCATGCGCAAACTGACCGGCGCGATCAAGCACAGCAACTGCCTGGTCATCTTCATCAACCAGATCCGGATGAAGATCGGCGTCATGTTCGGCAACCCGGAAACCACCACCGGTGGCAACGCGCTGAAATTCTACTCCTCGGTGCGGCTGGACATCCGCCGCATCGGCGCGGTCAAGGATGGCGACGAGGTGATCGGCAACGAGACCCGGGTAAAAGTGGTCAAGAACAAGGTTTCACCGCCCTTCAAACAGGCGGAGTTCCAGATCATGTACGGCAGTGGCATCTATCATATGGGCGAAGTCATCGACTGGGGAGTCAAGCTCAATCTGGTGGACAAGTCAGGTGCCTGGTATGCCTACAAGGGTGACAAGATCGGCCAGGGCAAGGCCAACGCAGCCAGATTCCTGGAGGACAACCCCGCTATCGCTGATGAGATTGAGTCCCTGATCCGCAACCAGATGATGCCGGTAGCGAGTTCGGCGAAGAAGGATGCAGCGGCTGAGGACGCTCCCGCGAACCAGGAGTAA
- a CDS encoding M14 family metallopeptidase — protein MRRFRFLRNPPASGLGGDVEAFLRYLGGPSCIFLEGADSSRCRAFVTLLHGNEPSGARALFRWLKSGQQVAVNTVCILASVEAALASPLFSHRMLPGTPDLNRCFRPPFTGPQGLLAEEILELLALHRPEAVVDMHNTSGSGPAFAVCTHMDRQHEALASLFTRCLIVTRLNLGALMEISDHGCPTVTIEVGGRMDAEAHQLAYEGLCRYLLRPRILARDDRDQGLELLQDPIRLELNPGVRLTCGERAAPGFDVTLRPDIEQLNFGTVSAWTPLGWVSGELRRLFRARDAGGGCAVARLVREEGGRLYPAAPLKLFMITGNAAIAASDCLFYAVEVAAPPPAWKPD, from the coding sequence ATGAGGCGTTTTCGCTTCCTGCGCAACCCGCCCGCTTCCGGACTCGGAGGCGACGTGGAGGCCTTCCTGCGCTATCTCGGTGGCCCCAGCTGTATTTTCCTGGAGGGTGCCGACAGTTCGCGTTGCCGCGCCTTCGTCACGCTGCTGCACGGCAATGAACCCTCCGGTGCCCGTGCTCTGTTTCGCTGGCTCAAGTCTGGCCAGCAGGTGGCGGTCAATACGGTGTGTATCCTTGCCTCGGTAGAGGCAGCGCTGGCGTCCCCACTGTTCAGTCACCGGATGCTGCCGGGCACACCTGATCTCAACCGCTGTTTCCGGCCTCCATTCACCGGCCCGCAGGGTCTGCTGGCAGAGGAAATCCTGGAATTACTTGCCCTGCATCGACCCGAGGCTGTAGTGGATATGCACAATACCTCCGGCTCGGGGCCTGCCTTTGCGGTCTGTACCCATATGGACCGCCAGCACGAGGCACTGGCTTCGCTGTTCACGCGATGCCTGATCGTGACCCGGCTGAATCTGGGGGCCTTGATGGAGATCAGTGACCACGGCTGTCCCACAGTCACGATAGAAGTGGGGGGCCGAATGGACGCCGAGGCGCATCAGCTGGCCTATGAAGGACTGTGCCGGTATCTGCTGCGCCCCCGGATATTGGCCCGCGACGACCGGGACCAGGGCCTGGAGCTGCTGCAGGATCCGATCCGTCTGGAACTGAATCCGGGGGTCAGGCTGACCTGTGGCGAGAGAGCTGCCCCCGGTTTTGATGTTACGCTGCGACCCGATATCGAACAGCTCAACTTCGGTACGGTATCGGCCTGGACCCCGCTGGGGTGGGTGAGCGGAGAGCTGCGCAGACTGTTCCGGGCCCGGGATGCCGGGGGTGGCTGCGCCGTGGCGCGGCTGGTGCGGGAGGAGGGTGGCCGGCTCTATCCGGCGGCGCCCCTGAAGCTGTTCATGATTACCGGCAACGCCGCGATCGCGGCCAGCGACTGCCTGTTCTATGCGGTGGAAGTGGCCGCTCCGCCGCCGGCCTGGAAGCCGGATTGA